In one Erythrobacteraceae bacterium WH01K genomic region, the following are encoded:
- a CDS encoding ABC transporter permease/substrate-binding protein translates to MGDVLAALTTLGDKLAAHVVLAACAIALGILVALPLAVWASRNAAIARLSLGFASLVQTVPALALLALFFPILLSLRAVFGEGLPTLGFLPALLALALYALLPILRNAVTAREHMAPGVLEAADGVGMTGWQKLRLVEAPLAAPYVMAGIRTAAVWTIGAATLSTTIGQPSLGDPIFAGLQTQNWTLVLAGCLASAGLALVADALLGLVERGFAQGRRLFVWSGIGIALLGIAASAWVLLGAALFGGSRDDDSVTIGAKGFSEQYILARLIGQRLESEGFSVSYRDGLGSAVAHSAVASGEIDVLVDYTGTIWANQMNRTDNPDRDIMLREIAAWETETSGVEVLGRLGFENAYGLALRSDLAEARGIASIADLAGASRQMTIGGDPEFFERPEWIAVRDTYGLQFAATRNFSPTFMYNALQSGEADVIGAYTSDGRIAADDLTILDDPGGAFPNYDAIILLSPEAKTDPALVEAISPLVGAIDVEAMRAANLSVDRTDAQKRTPAEAARELARTLEPTQQP, encoded by the coding sequence GTGGGTGACGTGCTGGCCGCGCTGACCACCCTTGGCGACAAGCTGGCCGCCCATGTCGTGCTGGCCGCCTGCGCCATTGCGCTGGGCATCCTCGTCGCCCTGCCGCTGGCGGTGTGGGCCAGCCGCAACGCTGCGATTGCGCGCCTGTCGCTTGGCTTTGCAAGCCTCGTCCAGACCGTGCCCGCACTGGCCCTGCTGGCCCTGTTCTTTCCCATCCTCCTGTCGCTCCGCGCCGTCTTCGGCGAAGGCCTGCCCACGCTCGGCTTCCTGCCCGCGCTGCTGGCCCTTGCGCTCTATGCCCTGCTGCCGATCCTGAGGAACGCGGTCACCGCGCGCGAACACATGGCCCCCGGCGTGCTGGAGGCGGCGGACGGCGTCGGCATGACCGGCTGGCAGAAATTGCGACTGGTGGAGGCTCCGCTCGCCGCGCCCTATGTCATGGCCGGAATCCGCACCGCCGCGGTCTGGACCATCGGCGCCGCCACCCTGTCGACGACCATCGGTCAGCCATCGCTGGGGGACCCGATCTTCGCCGGGCTACAGACCCAGAACTGGACGCTGGTACTGGCAGGCTGCCTTGCCTCCGCCGGGCTGGCGCTGGTCGCCGATGCACTGCTGGGCCTGGTCGAGCGCGGCTTCGCGCAGGGGAGACGGCTGTTCGTGTGGAGCGGCATCGGCATCGCCCTGCTGGGGATCGCGGCCTCTGCCTGGGTGCTACTGGGCGCGGCCCTGTTCGGCGGGTCGCGGGACGACGACAGCGTGACGATAGGGGCGAAGGGATTTTCCGAGCAATACATCCTTGCCCGCCTGATCGGCCAGCGGCTGGAAAGCGAAGGCTTCAGCGTATCCTACCGAGACGGGCTGGGTTCCGCCGTCGCGCACAGCGCTGTGGCCAGCGGCGAGATCGACGTGCTGGTCGACTACACCGGCACCATCTGGGCCAACCAGATGAATCGCACCGACAATCCCGACCGCGACATCATGCTGCGTGAAATCGCGGCGTGGGAGACGGAGACGAGCGGGGTGGAAGTGCTGGGCCGACTGGGGTTCGAGAACGCCTATGGACTGGCGCTGCGCAGCGACCTGGCAGAGGCGCGCGGCATCGCCTCCATTGCCGATCTTGCGGGGGCATCGCGACAGATGACGATCGGCGGCGATCCCGAGTTCTTCGAACGGCCCGAATGGATCGCGGTGCGCGATACCTATGGCCTGCAATTTGCTGCCACCCGCAATTTCTCGCCCACTTTCATGTACAATGCCCTGCAATCGGGCGAGGCCGACGTGATCGGGGCCTATACCTCCGATGGCAGGATCGCGGCGGACGACCTGACGATCCTGGACGATCCCGGCGGCGCCTTCCCCAATTACGACGCGATCATCCTGCTCAGCCCGGAGGCGAAAACCGATCCTGCGCTGGTGGAGGCGATAAGCCCGCTGGTGGGCGCGATCGATGTGGAGGCCATGCGCGCGGCCAATCTGTCGGTCGACCGGACCGATGCGCAAAAGCGCACTCCGGCCGAGGCAGCGCGCGAACTGGCCCGAACCCTTGAGCCGACACAGCAGCCCTGA
- a CDS encoding ATP-binding cassette domain-containing protein — protein MSEGPAFLRFDDVRKCYDAIVAVDTVTLDIAHGAFVALVGASGSGKSTLLKTVNRLVEPTSGRVLLGGEDVSGLPAPALRRRIGYVFQSIGLFPHMDVARNIGIGPRLAGARLGQDRIGELLDMVELDAGYAGRMPSELSGGQRQRIGVARALAGNPELLLMDEPFGALDPVTRDALGERVRALHAQLGLTTVMVTHDMAEALLLADRVLVMEAGRIVADETPRSLLAGKGGDAAQQLVAVPRHQADRLAELESG, from the coding sequence TTGAGCGAAGGGCCTGCCTTCCTCCGGTTCGATGATGTCCGCAAATGCTATGACGCCATCGTCGCGGTCGATACCGTAACGCTGGACATCGCGCATGGCGCCTTCGTTGCGCTGGTCGGCGCATCGGGATCGGGCAAGTCGACGCTGCTTAAAACGGTCAACCGGCTGGTCGAACCGACATCGGGCCGCGTCCTGCTGGGCGGCGAGGACGTCTCCGGCCTGCCTGCCCCGGCCCTGCGCCGCAGGATCGGCTATGTCTTCCAGTCGATCGGCCTGTTCCCGCACATGGACGTCGCGCGCAATATCGGCATCGGCCCCAGGCTGGCCGGGGCCAGGCTTGGCCAGGATCGGATCGGCGAATTGCTGGACATGGTGGAATTGGACGCAGGCTATGCCGGGCGGATGCCGTCCGAACTGTCGGGCGGGCAGCGCCAGCGCATCGGCGTGGCGCGTGCGCTGGCCGGGAACCCCGAACTGCTGCTGATGGACGAACCCTTCGGAGCGCTCGATCCCGTCACGCGCGACGCGCTGGGAGAACGGGTGCGCGCCCTCCATGCACAGCTGGGCCTTACCACGGTCATGGTCACGCACGACATGGCAGAGGCTTTGCTTCTGGCCGACCGGGTGCTGGTGATGGAAGCGGGCCGCATCGTCGCCGACGAAACACCCCGCTCGCTGCTCGCCGGCAAGGGCGGGGACGCGGCGCAGCAACTGGTCGCCGTGCCGCGGCACCAGGCGGACCGGCTGGCGGAGCTGGAAAGTGGGTGA
- a CDS encoding PAS domain-containing protein has protein sequence MMVPTAPWPQDTAPDPAKQEDAVRLPFLAGFGLDVLEDDDELQRIVRFAAKLCDAPTSTVSIVEERRQWFLARDGIEERETDRSVSFCGHAMLGDTIMVVPDAKEDPRFADNALVTGPPKIRFYAGAPLITSEGAPVGALCIFDSAPRPDGLTEIQEEGLKVLRDAVMRRLHARRRDLVRDAELQRSQEKLGALADSIPDIAWAANAEGDIDFFNQRWYEYTGLDPSTPPDNETSRSVFHPDDQEAYVDAWDEALASGQHFEQEFRVRRSDGTWRWMIGRGVPVHDSAGDVTQWFGTLTDIDDGHRLSESRDLLARELSHRIKNIFAVVSGLVLLRARNRPELKDFAEELGEAIRALGRAHDFVRPLGSEKGNELRGLLNVLMAPYGIGEGKQVEVSGVTVKLGKRAATPLALIFHELATNSAKYGALSREEGRVTISLAERGDTVLIDWNETGAPGGKVPERSGFGSTLLDMSVKSQLDGSMEREWGKDGLKVRLSIPAKSLAV, from the coding sequence ATGATGGTACCGACCGCACCGTGGCCGCAAGATACGGCGCCCGATCCTGCAAAACAGGAGGATGCCGTGCGCCTCCCGTTTTTGGCAGGGTTCGGGCTCGACGTGCTGGAGGATGACGACGAGCTTCAGCGAATCGTGCGGTTTGCCGCAAAATTGTGCGATGCGCCCACATCCACCGTCTCCATCGTAGAGGAACGGCGGCAGTGGTTCCTCGCCCGCGACGGGATAGAGGAACGCGAAACCGATCGCTCGGTCAGCTTCTGCGGTCATGCCATGCTGGGCGATACGATCATGGTCGTGCCCGATGCGAAGGAAGATCCCCGCTTCGCCGACAACGCGCTGGTGACTGGCCCGCCGAAGATCCGGTTCTACGCAGGCGCTCCGCTGATAACCAGCGAAGGTGCGCCGGTGGGGGCGCTGTGCATTTTCGACAGCGCCCCGCGTCCCGACGGCCTGACCGAAATTCAGGAAGAAGGCCTGAAGGTGCTGCGCGATGCCGTCATGCGGCGGCTCCATGCGCGCCGGCGCGACCTCGTGCGCGATGCCGAATTGCAGCGCAGCCAGGAAAAGCTGGGCGCACTGGCCGATTCCATTCCCGACATTGCATGGGCCGCCAATGCGGAAGGGGACATCGATTTCTTCAACCAGCGCTGGTACGAATATACCGGGCTGGATCCCAGCACGCCGCCCGACAACGAGACATCGCGCTCCGTCTTTCACCCGGACGATCAGGAGGCCTATGTCGATGCGTGGGACGAAGCGCTTGCGAGCGGCCAGCATTTCGAACAGGAATTCCGGGTCCGCCGGTCCGATGGCACTTGGCGCTGGATGATCGGTCGCGGCGTCCCCGTGCATGACAGCGCGGGCGATGTAACGCAGTGGTTCGGCACGCTGACCGATATCGACGACGGCCACCGCCTGTCGGAAAGCCGGGACCTGCTGGCCCGCGAATTGTCGCACCGGATCAAGAACATCTTCGCCGTCGTATCCGGCCTCGTCCTGCTGCGTGCGCGCAACCGGCCCGAACTGAAGGACTTTGCCGAGGAACTGGGCGAAGCGATCCGGGCACTGGGCCGGGCGCACGACTTCGTTCGCCCGCTGGGCAGCGAGAAGGGCAACGAACTGCGCGGCCTGCTGAACGTGCTGATGGCCCCCTATGGCATTGGCGAAGGCAAGCAGGTCGAGGTGTCCGGCGTGACGGTCAAGCTGGGCAAGCGGGCGGCAACCCCGCTGGCCCTGATCTTCCACGAACTGGCAACCAATTCGGCGAAATACGGCGCACTTTCGCGTGAAGAAGGGCGTGTCACCATTTCGCTGGCGGAACGCGGCGATACCGTGCTGATCGACTGGAACGAGACCGGCGCCCCGGGCGGCAAGGTGCCCGAGCGCAGCGGGTTCGGCTCCACGCTGCTCGACATGAGCGTCAAATCGCAGCTGGACGGATCGATGGAGCGCGAGTGGGGCAAGGACGGCCTGAAAGTGCGCCTGTCCATCCCTGCCAAGTCGCTGGCGGTTTGA
- a CDS encoding isovaleryl-CoA dehydrogenase: MRATPDFDFQLGETADMIRETTGRFADEVIAPLAEKIDREDWFPRELWEQMGELGLHGITVEEEFGGLGLGYLEHVIACEEIGRVSASVALSYGAHSNLCVNQIRRWGNDEQKRKYLPKLISGEHVGSLAMSEAAAGSDVVSMKLKAETVQGGYLLNGTKFWITNAPEADTLVVYAKTDPEGGSKGITAFLIEKGMKGFSIGQKIEKMGNRGSPTAELVFDDCEVPEENVMGPLHGGVAVLMSGLDYERIVLSGGPLGLMQGCLDTVLPYVRERKQFGKPIGSFQLMQAKVADMYVSLQQARSYVYNVAKAADAGQTTRFDAAGALLNASERAVELSNQAVQALGGAGYTTDWPVERFYRDAKLLDIGAGTNEIRRMLIGRELIGAAG, translated from the coding sequence ATGCGCGCGACCCCCGATTTTGATTTCCAGCTCGGCGAAACCGCCGACATGATCCGCGAGACCACAGGCCGCTTCGCCGACGAGGTCATCGCCCCGCTGGCGGAGAAGATCGACCGCGAGGACTGGTTCCCGCGCGAATTGTGGGAGCAGATGGGCGAGCTTGGCCTGCACGGCATCACGGTGGAGGAAGAGTTCGGCGGGCTGGGCCTCGGTTATCTCGAACACGTGATCGCGTGCGAGGAAATCGGCCGGGTCAGCGCCTCGGTCGCGCTGAGCTATGGCGCGCATTCCAACCTGTGCGTCAACCAGATCCGTCGCTGGGGCAATGACGAGCAGAAGCGCAAATACCTGCCCAAACTCATCAGCGGCGAACATGTCGGCAGCCTCGCCATGTCGGAAGCGGCTGCAGGGTCCGACGTCGTCTCGATGAAGCTGAAAGCGGAGACCGTGCAGGGCGGCTACCTCCTGAACGGGACCAAGTTCTGGATCACCAATGCGCCCGAGGCGGACACGCTGGTCGTTTATGCCAAGACCGATCCCGAAGGCGGTTCGAAAGGCATTACCGCCTTCCTGATCGAGAAGGGCATGAAGGGTTTTTCCATCGGCCAGAAGATCGAGAAGATGGGCAATCGCGGTTCTCCCACGGCAGAGCTGGTGTTCGACGATTGCGAAGTGCCGGAGGAGAACGTGATGGGCCCGCTGCATGGCGGTGTCGCCGTGCTGATGAGCGGCCTCGATTACGAACGCATCGTGCTGTCGGGCGGCCCGCTGGGGCTGATGCAGGGCTGCCTCGACACAGTCTTGCCCTATGTCCGCGAGCGCAAGCAGTTCGGCAAGCCCATTGGCAGCTTCCAGTTGATGCAGGCAAAGGTGGCGGACATGTATGTCAGCCTCCAGCAGGCACGCAGCTATGTATATAATGTCGCGAAGGCGGCGGATGCCGGGCAGACGACGCGGTTCGATGCGGCGGGCGCGCTGCTCAATGCGTCGGAACGCGCGGTCGAGCTGTCGAACCAGGCGGTGCAGGCGCTGGGCGGCGCGGGCTACACCACCGACTGGCCGGTCGAGCGGTTCTATCGTGACGCGAAGCTGCTCGACATCGGCGCGGGCACGAACGAGATCCGCCGCATGCTGATCGGCCGCGAACTGATCGGGGCGGCGGGGTGA
- a CDS encoding GFA family protein: protein MVTDRAIAGSCLCGATAYALSSPYDRLEVCHCIQCRRANGSAFHMVVPVTEEQVEWQRRDRISEYESSPGKVRAFCSGCGAPVYSRRDSRPGRLRLRAGLMPDLPKPRDLAQQYGEYALPWIETLAKLVAQPEEPVP from the coding sequence ATGGTGACCGATCGCGCAATTGCGGGGTCATGCCTCTGCGGTGCCACAGCCTATGCCCTCTCTTCTCCTTACGACCGGCTGGAAGTGTGCCATTGCATTCAATGCCGACGCGCCAACGGCAGTGCGTTCCACATGGTGGTGCCGGTGACCGAAGAGCAGGTCGAATGGCAGCGCCGAGACCGCATAAGCGAATACGAGAGCAGCCCCGGCAAGGTCCGCGCGTTCTGCTCGGGCTGCGGCGCGCCCGTCTACAGTCGCCGTGATAGCCGCCCCGGACGCCTCCGTCTGCGCGCCGGGCTGATGCCCGACCTGCCGAAACCGCGCGATCTCGCCCAGCAATACGGCGAATACGCCTTGCCGTGGATCGAAACGCTCGCAAAACTTGTGGCCCAACCCGAAGAACCCGTACCATGA